A window from Desulfurobacterium indicum encodes these proteins:
- the murG gene encoding undecaprenyldiphospho-muramoylpentapeptide beta-N-acetylglucosaminyltransferase has protein sequence MRIVVAGGGTGGHFFPAVAVIKELIRNGDKVLYIGTERGIEYRKSELIPCEKQFINVSGVSGKTPLKMLKGGFSILSSTVKVISMIKRFKPERILIFGGYVSIPVGFAAKFAGVPLVIHEQNSIPGKTNKLLSNFARKILIANSYCLKFFPEGILTGNPLREEILKCKLSKSYARSILNLDKEKFTILVFGGSQGALFLNKIVPEALKNFENKSSIQVIHVSGEGKENSLQEKYDRLGIKALVIPFTEEPWLLYRSTDVAISRSGALALSELCYFGIPSIFIPYPYAVDDHQYYNAKPVAEKNGCFLVRQTEIDGKGLANLLKKLYTDETLRSSFSSIMKSFAIPDATLKVVRETENAGS, from the coding sequence ATGAGAATTGTTGTAGCCGGCGGTGGAACCGGAGGACATTTCTTTCCGGCAGTTGCCGTTATCAAAGAACTTATAAGAAATGGTGATAAAGTTTTATACATAGGAACAGAAAGAGGAATAGAGTATAGGAAAAGCGAGCTTATTCCATGTGAAAAGCAATTTATAAATGTTTCGGGAGTAAGTGGAAAAACACCTCTAAAAATGTTGAAAGGAGGCTTCTCTATCCTATCTTCAACCGTTAAAGTTATTTCAATGATCAAACGGTTTAAACCAGAAAGAATACTCATTTTTGGAGGATATGTTTCAATACCGGTCGGTTTTGCAGCAAAGTTTGCAGGAGTTCCTCTTGTCATACACGAGCAAAATTCCATACCTGGAAAGACGAACAAACTTTTAAGTAATTTTGCAAGGAAAATTCTTATAGCAAACAGCTACTGCCTTAAATTTTTCCCGGAAGGGATTTTAACCGGCAATCCTCTGAGAGAAGAAATTTTAAAGTGTAAACTTTCCAAATCTTACGCAAGAAGCATTCTGAACCTTGATAAAGAGAAATTTACCATATTGGTTTTCGGCGGAAGCCAGGGAGCCTTGTTTTTAAACAAAATTGTTCCGGAAGCGCTGAAAAATTTTGAAAATAAAAGTAGCATACAGGTAATTCACGTTTCTGGAGAAGGGAAAGAAAATAGTTTACAGGAAAAATATGACAGACTTGGAATAAAAGCTCTGGTTATACCTTTTACAGAAGAACCCTGGCTACTTTATAGAAGCACTGATGTTGCCATTTCAAGAAGCGGTGCCCTTGCTCTGTCTGAACTCTGTTATTTTGGCATTCCTTCTATATTTATACCTTATCCTTATGCGGTAGACGACCATCAGTATTACAATGCAAAACCTGTAGCGGAAAAAAACGGATGCTTCCTTGTGAGGCAAACCGAAATAGACGGTAAAGGTCTTGCAAATTTGTTAAAAAAACTTTACACTGATGAGACCTTGAGAAGCTCTTTTTCTTCTATCATGAAATCATTTGCCATTCCAGATGCAACCTTAAAAGTGGTAAGAGAGACGGAAAATGCAGGAAGTTGA
- the scpB gene encoding SMC-Scp complex subunit ScpB: MQEVEKILEAVIFVSEEPVTIEEIARKLELNIDELQKAFKRIKSKYSDGGVILKEVAGGYKFYTAPEISSYVKKFVEDKPIKLSKHLLEVLAIVAYKQPVTKKEIETIRGRTADGAIKSLLEKRLIQVVGRKKGPGRPKLYGTTNDFLVHFGLKSIEDLPSVDLEELFE; encoded by the coding sequence ATGCAGGAAGTTGAAAAGATACTGGAAGCTGTTATTTTTGTTTCAGAAGAACCTGTAACAATAGAAGAAATTGCCAGAAAACTTGAGCTTAACATAGACGAACTACAGAAAGCATTCAAACGCATAAAAAGTAAATATTCAGATGGCGGCGTAATTCTAAAAGAGGTAGCGGGTGGCTACAAGTTTTATACCGCGCCTGAAATATCTTCTTACGTCAAAAAGTTTGTTGAGGACAAACCGATAAAGCTTTCCAAACATTTGCTTGAAGTTCTTGCCATTGTTGCTTACAAGCAACCGGTAACAAAGAAAGAAATTGAGACCATCCGGGGAAGAACTGCCGACGGTGCAATTAAAAGTTTACTCGAAAAGCGGTTAATACAGGTTGTTGGACGGAAGAAAGGTCCTGGAAGACCAAAACTTTACGGAACAACCAATGACTTTCTCGTTCACTTTGGACTGAAAAGTATAGAGGATCTGCCATCAGTTGATCTGGAGGAGTTATTTGAATAA
- a CDS encoding M16 family metallopeptidase yields MIIERLENGANVILKSRKDVSSVSVQFWLKAGALWEDAENRGIAHFLEHMVFNGTRNYPPGIIEQIVENNGGEINAATSYDYTYYYITIPKDHVFTAVKLLKELVFYPLLLPEMVEKEKPIVLEEIARSENDPRQIFWRNFYKRVFEKVNYRYPILGFKDTVQSFTDRDLKEFHKKNYHASNLTVVVTGNIDEEKLFSLVKEELINLSSGETNIPPYVVEPKLKPENEIVKHPAVANAHVLIGWKLPGLSQDVNIAVLSVLESYLSYGKSSAFYQKIVENQIAYAAVGAKDLFLSSGLFYIYGITEPSKVEIFKDKALDIVKSSIDKDTFELAKKKVLKTEIFKRESVESEAEELGYSATIFENLNYYEEFIREIEELTLEKFLEGIEFLKDNYIQMTLLPEGGIR; encoded by the coding sequence ATGATTATTGAAAGGCTTGAAAATGGTGCAAATGTTATTTTGAAAAGCAGGAAAGATGTTTCTTCGGTTTCCGTTCAATTCTGGCTTAAAGCGGGTGCACTCTGGGAGGATGCTGAAAACAGAGGTATTGCTCATTTCCTTGAACATATGGTTTTCAATGGAACTCGTAATTATCCACCGGGGATTATAGAACAAATTGTTGAAAATAACGGAGGAGAAATAAACGCAGCAACATCTTATGATTATACATACTATTACATAACGATTCCCAAAGACCATGTTTTCACCGCTGTCAAGCTTTTAAAGGAGCTTGTTTTTTATCCTTTATTATTACCCGAAATGGTTGAGAAGGAAAAGCCGATAGTGCTTGAAGAAATAGCCCGTTCAGAGAATGATCCGAGGCAGATATTCTGGAGGAATTTTTATAAGAGAGTTTTTGAGAAAGTGAATTACCGTTATCCCATTTTAGGATTTAAAGATACTGTACAGTCATTTACCGATAGAGATTTAAAGGAATTTCATAAAAAGAATTATCATGCATCCAATCTGACGGTTGTCGTTACTGGCAATATCGATGAAGAAAAGCTCTTTTCTTTAGTTAAAGAAGAGTTGATAAACCTGTCTTCAGGAGAAACAAATATTCCTCCGTATGTTGTAGAGCCAAAACTTAAACCCGAAAATGAAATTGTTAAACATCCGGCGGTAGCCAATGCTCACGTTCTTATAGGCTGGAAACTTCCTGGGCTTTCTCAAGACGTTAATATTGCTGTATTAAGCGTTCTTGAATCTTATCTTTCTTACGGTAAAAGTTCTGCTTTCTACCAGAAAATAGTAGAAAACCAGATAGCTTATGCTGCAGTAGGAGCAAAGGATCTATTTCTCTCTTCAGGTCTGTTTTACATTTATGGAATAACTGAGCCTTCAAAGGTAGAAATTTTTAAGGATAAAGCATTGGATATCGTTAAATCATCTATAGACAAAGACACTTTTGAACTTGCAAAGAAAAAGGTTTTAAAAACAGAAATTTTCAAGAGAGAAAGCGTGGAATCTGAAGCCGAGGAACTTGGATATTCTGCTACCATTTTTGAAAATCTAAACTATTACGAAGAGTTTATAAGGGAAATTGAAGAGTTAACACTTGAAAAGTTCTTGGAAGGAATAGAATTCCTGAAAGATAATTATATTCAAATGACACTTTTACCCGAAGGAGGAATTAGGTGA
- the murD gene encoding UDP-N-acetylmuramoyl-L-alanine--D-glutamate ligase: MNVLIIGKGKSGLSAGRLLEKNGYSVFYYDDREDCEIPEDVSFVIKSPGIPQSHPVVSCFREKNVEILGEVEIASRYMKGKIVGITGTNGKSTTTALVYHVLKKLWKGKVFIGGNFGIPVSEFAPETDKTSISVIELSSYQIEDLKDFKCDVSTILNITPDHLNRYKTFEEYAQAKLKLLKLTKQNVILNADDRLLKDFLKEKNVFTFSMEKSADAFFDGEKIVVRDFSLPVSSLPVRGYHNIQNFMATLLILQSLDINLNEAVNALQDFKGLEHRLEFVKTVNGITFINDSKSTNVDSLEKALLSFDKVILIAGGKDKGIDFSPIKNLVKERVKKAFFLGETGRKLEKLFSNVTETEFKATLEEAVFSAYNAAKSGDIILFSPGCSSFDMFKNFEERGKIFKQIVEELK, from the coding sequence ATGAACGTGCTTATTATAGGAAAAGGTAAAAGTGGTCTATCTGCCGGAAGGTTGCTTGAAAAAAATGGTTACTCTGTCTTTTATTACGATGATAGGGAAGATTGTGAAATTCCCGAAGATGTGAGTTTTGTGATTAAGTCTCCCGGGATTCCTCAATCTCACCCAGTAGTAAGCTGTTTCAGAGAAAAGAATGTAGAAATTTTAGGTGAAGTAGAAATAGCTTCAAGATATATGAAAGGAAAAATAGTAGGCATCACAGGGACAAACGGTAAAAGCACAACAACCGCTCTTGTTTATCATGTGTTGAAGAAATTATGGAAAGGTAAGGTTTTCATCGGTGGTAATTTCGGTATTCCGGTTTCTGAGTTTGCACCTGAAACGGACAAAACTTCAATATCCGTAATAGAACTTTCAAGTTATCAAATAGAAGATCTGAAAGATTTTAAGTGTGATGTCTCTACGATACTAAATATTACTCCTGATCACTTAAACAGATACAAAACTTTCGAAGAGTATGCACAGGCGAAACTGAAATTGCTAAAACTTACTAAACAAAATGTAATTTTAAATGCCGACGATCGGTTATTAAAGGATTTCTTAAAAGAAAAGAATGTTTTTACTTTCAGTATGGAAAAATCTGCCGACGCCTTTTTCGATGGAGAAAAAATAGTTGTAAGAGATTTCTCTCTACCGGTCTCTTCCCTTCCCGTAAGAGGATACCACAATATTCAAAATTTCATGGCAACGTTATTAATACTTCAATCTTTGGACATAAATCTTAACGAGGCAGTTAACGCGTTACAGGATTTTAAAGGATTGGAACACAGACTCGAATTTGTAAAAACAGTAAACGGAATAACATTCATAAATGATTCAAAATCAACAAACGTTGACTCTCTGGAAAAAGCCCTTTTAAGTTTTGATAAAGTTATTCTTATCGCCGGCGGAAAAGATAAGGGAATAGATTTCAGTCCCATCAAAAATCTGGTTAAAGAAAGGGTGAAGAAAGCATTTTTTTTAGGAGAAACTGGGAGGAAATTGGAGAAATTGTTTTCCAACGTAACAGAAACTGAGTTTAAAGCAACATTAGAAGAAGCTGTTTTCTCTGCCTATAATGCAGCCAAAAGTGGAGATATTATTCTCTTTTCTCCAGGTTGTTCAAGTTTTGATATGTTTAAAAACTTTGAAGAGAGAGGTAAAATTTTCAAACAAATTGTTGAGGAATTGAAATGA
- a CDS encoding FtsW/RodA/SpoVE family cell cycle protein — MKSDALGKVIFVVSVILTVIGLIFIYTGSSYFCRMKGESPYYLFVKQLITFILSLIVCYVTYKFFDYKKLKNKGWLWSVYGLTIFILIFVLLFGKEVNGARSWIKIAGISLQPAEFAKVSLIVFVASYLERKWYEIENDMSVFAGFMFLVFLPIFLILAEKDLGSAMIVFISIFAMIFITGFRLTYIFTPLAIGTFMFVIAVITAPYRIARIKMLFNPFAFYKAPGKNDSYQLVQALVSFAKGGITGVGIGQGQQKLAFLPLAFSDFIYAHIGEEGGFIMALIVLLLFFTILVVGLMIADRTDDKLGKFLSLGLTLYIFLEAIVHIGVNIGVVPTTGITLPFVSQGGTSLISMYIAVGLLMSIARSLPEKSRVNFEKIDQGSYR; from the coding sequence ATGAAATCAGATGCCCTTGGAAAAGTAATATTCGTAGTATCGGTAATACTAACAGTAATAGGTCTAATTTTTATATATACGGGAAGCTCTTATTTTTGTAGAATGAAGGGAGAATCCCCTTATTACCTGTTTGTTAAGCAACTAATAACTTTTATCCTGAGCCTTATAGTCTGCTATGTAACCTATAAATTTTTTGATTATAAGAAGCTTAAAAATAAAGGATGGCTCTGGTCAGTTTACGGTCTTACAATTTTTATTCTAATTTTTGTTCTTCTATTTGGAAAAGAGGTTAACGGTGCAAGAAGCTGGATAAAGATAGCAGGAATATCCCTTCAACCTGCAGAGTTTGCTAAAGTGTCTCTCATAGTATTTGTAGCAAGTTATCTTGAAAGAAAATGGTATGAAATTGAGAATGACATGTCCGTATTTGCAGGATTTATGTTCCTTGTATTTTTGCCTATTTTTCTGATTCTTGCAGAAAAAGATCTTGGTTCTGCTATGATAGTTTTTATTTCCATATTTGCAATGATATTTATTACAGGTTTTCGTCTCACGTATATTTTTACACCTCTTGCAATCGGAACTTTTATGTTTGTTATTGCCGTGATAACAGCTCCCTATCGTATAGCAAGAATAAAAATGTTGTTTAATCCTTTTGCTTTCTATAAAGCTCCCGGTAAAAACGATAGCTATCAGCTGGTGCAGGCACTTGTTTCGTTTGCAAAAGGTGGCATAACAGGCGTAGGTATCGGACAGGGACAGCAGAAGCTTGCATTTTTGCCTCTTGCTTTCAGTGATTTTATCTACGCCCACATAGGTGAAGAGGGTGGTTTCATAATGGCACTTATCGTTCTTCTTCTTTTCTTCACAATTCTTGTTGTCGGACTTATGATTGCCGACAGAACCGACGATAAGCTCGGAAAATTTTTATCTCTCGGCCTCACGTTGTATATATTTCTTGAAGCAATCGTTCACATAGGTGTAAACATAGGTGTAGTTCCCACCACGGGTATCACTCTTCCATTTGTAAGTCAGGGAGGAACATCTCTAATTTCAATGTATATAGCTGTGGGATTGTTAATGAGTATAGCCCGCTCATTGCCAGAGAAGAGCCGTGTGAATTTCGAAAAAATAGACCAGGGAAGTTATAGATGA
- a CDS encoding phosphoglycerate kinase, whose translation MFNKMCLKDIPPSELKGKKVFVRVDFNVPIDNGVIMNDKRIRAALPTINYLIDHGARIILCSHLDRPKGRDPRYTLKPVAERLARLLEQPVKFIPDCIGEEVEKEVNSLSDGEVALLENVRFYPEETKNDEEFAKKLAKLADIYVNDAFGTAHRKHASTYGITKFVNIAVAGFLLHKEIEYLQKVLEHPDRPFVLIIGGSKVSSKLQVIENLLKVVDKMLIGGGMAYTFLKAAGYEVGKSLVEDDFIETAKEIMEKADRNCVKLYIPVDSMNAKEFKENTEVKLTTFKEIPENMMGLDIGPATTKLFEEAMADAKTIVWNGPMGVFEMEKFRFGTMEIGKLVASKKEALTIVGGGDSVAALELLGLEHSVDHASTGGGAFLEFLAGKELPGVIALSDKK comes from the coding sequence ATGTTCAATAAAATGTGTTTGAAGGATATTCCCCCTTCAGAGTTAAAAGGGAAAAAAGTTTTTGTAAGAGTTGATTTTAACGTACCGATAGACAACGGAGTAATAATGAATGACAAAAGAATCAGAGCGGCTCTACCTACAATTAACTACCTTATTGATCACGGTGCCAGAATCATTCTCTGTTCCCACCTTGACAGACCAAAAGGAAGAGATCCCCGTTACACTTTAAAACCTGTTGCCGAAAGGCTGGCAAGACTTCTGGAACAGCCTGTGAAGTTTATTCCAGACTGCATAGGAGAAGAGGTAGAGAAAGAAGTAAACAGTCTTTCTGACGGTGAAGTTGCCCTTCTTGAGAATGTGAGATTTTATCCTGAAGAGACAAAAAATGACGAAGAATTTGCAAAAAAGCTGGCTAAACTTGCAGACATATATGTTAACGATGCTTTTGGGACTGCTCACAGAAAGCATGCATCAACTTATGGAATAACAAAATTTGTGAATATTGCAGTTGCTGGTTTCTTGCTTCATAAAGAGATAGAGTATCTTCAAAAAGTTCTTGAGCATCCAGACAGACCGTTTGTTTTAATCATTGGTGGCTCTAAAGTTTCTAGTAAACTTCAAGTGATTGAAAATCTGCTTAAAGTTGTCGATAAGATGCTTATAGGTGGCGGCATGGCTTACACGTTTTTAAAAGCTGCTGGTTATGAGGTTGGAAAATCTCTCGTTGAAGATGATTTTATAGAAACTGCGAAAGAGATAATGGAAAAGGCCGATAGAAACTGTGTCAAACTGTATATTCCAGTTGACAGCATGAATGCTAAAGAGTTTAAAGAAAATACGGAAGTTAAGTTAACAACGTTTAAAGAGATTCCTGAAAATATGATGGGACTGGACATAGGACCTGCTACCACAAAGCTTTTTGAAGAGGCAATGGCAGACGCAAAAACGATAGTGTGGAACGGTCCTATGGGTGTTTTTGAGATGGAGAAGTTCAGATTTGGAACCATGGAAATAGGAAAGCTGGTTGCTTCTAAAAAGGAAGCTTTGACAATTGTCGGCGGCGGAGATAGTGTTGCTGCTCTTGAGCTTTTAGGCCTTGAACATTCGGTAGATCATGCTTCTACTGGTGGCGGTGCTTTCCTTGAGTTCCTGGCAGGAAAAGAATTGCCTGGAGTTATAGCTTTGTCGGATAAAAAATAA
- a CDS encoding phosphatidylglycerophosphatase A family protein, with translation MKKIWEFIATGFYSGKLPKMPGTWGSIVAAIFLYFFWPENIVYQLLIVAVTFVSSVVSSQSLSEQLDDKDPDSVVIDEIIGMEIAMLGIKATLPVVVAALVIFRIIDIMKPPPIKLFEKLPGGFGITVDDMFAGLYSNILLRLLIWRHYV, from the coding sequence GTGAAAAAAATATGGGAATTTATAGCTACGGGATTTTACAGTGGTAAGTTACCCAAAATGCCGGGAACCTGGGGATCCATCGTTGCGGCTATTTTTCTTTATTTTTTCTGGCCAGAAAATATTGTTTATCAATTGCTAATTGTTGCAGTAACATTTGTTTCGAGTGTAGTTTCGTCTCAATCTCTATCTGAACAGTTAGATGATAAAGATCCAGATAGTGTTGTTATTGATGAAATAATTGGAATGGAAATTGCCATGTTAGGTATAAAAGCAACCCTTCCCGTAGTGGTGGCCGCTTTGGTAATCTTTAGAATTATTGATATAATGAAGCCACCACCTATTAAGTTATTCGAAAAGTTACCAGGTGGTTTTGGTATAACTGTGGATGATATGTTTGCCGGCTTATACTCCAACATCCTTCTAAGGTTACTTATCTGGAGGCACTATGTTTAA
- a CDS encoding AAA family ATPase, with protein sequence MNKEWIEEAIDILYEDEEIVENVSGNFLTFVEERLPEFAKRLPENLRESDFFEIINILRDKIIEGKINRVKNILEGKMGVVTVTFEYGSKGLEFAKELAKLTGYDVLYKEILIQTAKRLGLPTDKFEDFDDFNYLAAKLSLADFLQFSRKFLDFSILKGESEEEKEVTFEEFKEMLVKVIMNMAFSNNVILVGHAACAILAEYPNTAHIKIEAPMDYRAKMCAEKLGISIEEAIERIEQLDERELKFYKDIAGVDIRKIDLFHVKFNSAKLSPATAAKVAYELVKKVAND encoded by the coding sequence TTGAATAAGGAATGGATAGAGGAAGCGATTGATATACTTTATGAAGATGAAGAGATAGTTGAAAATGTATCCGGAAATTTTCTCACTTTTGTGGAAGAAAGACTTCCGGAGTTTGCCAAAAGATTGCCGGAAAACTTGAGAGAATCAGACTTTTTTGAGATAATTAATATACTGAGAGATAAAATTATTGAGGGTAAAATAAACAGAGTTAAAAATATCCTGGAGGGAAAGATGGGTGTTGTTACTGTTACCTTTGAGTATGGTTCTAAAGGCCTGGAGTTTGCTAAAGAATTGGCAAAACTTACTGGATACGATGTTCTTTATAAAGAAATCCTCATTCAGACAGCAAAGAGATTGGGACTTCCCACCGATAAATTTGAAGATTTTGACGATTTTAACTATCTTGCTGCCAAGCTTTCTCTAGCGGATTTTCTCCAGTTCAGCAGAAAATTTCTCGACTTTTCCATACTAAAAGGAGAGAGCGAAGAGGAAAAAGAGGTGACGTTTGAGGAATTTAAGGAAATGCTCGTGAAAGTTATTATGAATATGGCTTTCTCAAATAACGTTATCCTTGTAGGACATGCTGCCTGCGCAATCTTAGCAGAATATCCAAATACCGCTCATATAAAAATAGAAGCTCCTATGGATTACCGTGCAAAAATGTGTGCTGAAAAACTCGGTATTTCTATCGAAGAAGCAATAGAAAGGATTGAACAGTTAGATGAAAGAGAGCTGAAATTTTACAAAGATATTGCAGGTGTAGATATCAGAAAGATAGACCTTTTCCACGTTAAATTTAATTCTGCTAAGTTAAGTCCTGCAACAGCGGCAAAGGTAGCCTATGAACTTGTTAAGAAAGTTGCAAACGACTAA
- the accC gene encoding acetyl-CoA carboxylase biotin carboxylase subunit, which translates to MFKKILIANRSEVATRVIRACKELGIKTVAIYSEADVNSLHVKKADEAYMIHGDPVKAYLNYYKIVDIARRAGVDAIHPGYGFLSERPDFAEYCRKKGVEFIGPSVEHLKMFGSKLKAKKVMKELGVPVAEGSDRAVSDIEEAKELAKKIGYPVMIKASHGGGGRGLRVARNEKELVSQFKTAVAEAEAAFGKGEVFIEKYIEEPRHIEIQIIADKNGNVVHLGERDCSMQRRHQKVLEIAPSPVLTKRQREKLGQICVRVAREIGYYGVGTWEFLMDKYGKFYFMEVNPRLQVEHTITEAVTGIDIVQEQIRIAAGMNLSFSQKSVNIYGFAMQFRINAEDVTRDFVPSPGTVTAYYSPGGIGVRIDGVVYKGYKIPPYYDSMIAKLIVWGRNWDEVIRRSRRALDEFVIRGVPTTIPFFKKILNDPEFIHGKFDTSFIDRKIKEFTFIKEPDPEILALALSAAIAAHHGL; encoded by the coding sequence ATGTTTAAAAAGATTCTTATAGCTAACAGAAGTGAAGTAGCTACAAGAGTGATTCGTGCATGTAAAGAACTTGGCATTAAAACAGTTGCTATCTATTCTGAAGCAGATGTGAATTCCCTTCACGTTAAAAAAGCAGATGAAGCCTATATGATTCATGGAGATCCAGTTAAAGCCTATTTGAATTATTACAAAATAGTTGACATAGCTCGTCGTGCAGGTGTTGATGCTATTCATCCTGGATACGGTTTCCTTTCAGAAAGGCCTGATTTCGCCGAGTACTGTCGAAAAAAAGGTGTTGAATTTATAGGACCTTCTGTGGAACATTTAAAAATGTTCGGAAGCAAACTTAAAGCAAAAAAGGTTATGAAAGAACTGGGTGTTCCGGTTGCAGAAGGAAGTGACAGAGCGGTAAGTGATATTGAAGAGGCCAAGGAACTTGCAAAAAAAATAGGCTATCCCGTTATGATAAAAGCATCTCACGGCGGCGGCGGTAGAGGTTTAAGAGTTGCCAGAAACGAAAAGGAACTTGTTAGTCAATTTAAAACTGCCGTTGCCGAAGCGGAAGCCGCTTTTGGTAAAGGAGAAGTTTTTATTGAAAAGTATATAGAAGAACCAAGACACATAGAAATTCAGATAATTGCTGACAAAAACGGTAACGTAGTTCACCTTGGTGAAAGAGACTGTTCCATGCAGAGACGCCACCAGAAAGTGCTTGAGATTGCTCCATCTCCTGTTCTTACGAAAAGACAGAGAGAAAAACTTGGGCAGATATGCGTAAGAGTAGCAAGAGAAATCGGCTATTATGGTGTTGGAACTTGGGAATTTTTAATGGATAAATATGGAAAGTTTTACTTTATGGAAGTGAACCCGAGACTTCAGGTTGAACACACCATAACAGAAGCCGTTACAGGTATAGACATTGTTCAAGAACAGATAAGAATAGCAGCTGGTATGAACCTCTCCTTTTCTCAAAAGAGTGTAAACATATACGGTTTTGCAATGCAGTTTAGAATCAATGCGGAAGATGTCACAAGAGATTTTGTTCCTTCTCCTGGAACAGTTACAGCTTACTACTCTCCTGGTGGTATAGGTGTTAGAATTGATGGAGTTGTCTATAAAGGTTACAAAATTCCTCCTTACTATGATTCCATGATTGCCAAGTTAATAGTTTGGGGAAGAAACTGGGATGAAGTTATAAGACGTTCAAGAAGAGCACTTGATGAATTTGTAATTAGAGGTGTTCCTACAACAATTCCTTTCTTTAAAAAGATATTAAACGATCCGGAGTTCATTCACGGTAAGTTTGACACATCCTTCATAGATAGAAAGATAAAAGAATTTACTTTTATCAAAGAGCCTGATCCAGAAATACTTGCTTTGGCTCTTTCTGCTGCGATTGCAGCACACCACGGACTTTAA